In a genomic window of Tissierella sp. Yu-01:
- a CDS encoding competence/damage-inducible protein A — MRAEIITVGTEIMVGSIVNTNSKYLSSKLIELGIEPCYHTSVDDNEERLTEVINIALQRADLILTTGGLGPTQDDMTKEVIAKALDLELEKDIEIENEIAEKFNRMHRNMTNNNKKQALKPKNSEFIKNENGTAPGIYIDSNSKKIIMLPGPPKELIPMFEKYVLPILKQDTNIIIKSINTIGIGESALEVELKSLDIYEDNFDIATFAKDGTVEIKIIAKGSEIKTIEEKLNYKMQMIEEKIGSHIYGYNNIPIEEILINLLREKQMKVSLCESCTGGLISSKITKIPGASLVFDRGLITYSNNAKINELNVSPYTLEKYGAVSEQTAYEMAKGLLEKTKSDIVLSITGIAGPDGGSKEKPVGLVYFCVMTSNRYKIIKEVFSGNRAAIQNRAALKALFEIKEFL; from the coding sequence ATGAGAGCTGAAATTATTACTGTTGGAACTGAAATAATGGTTGGAAGTATTGTAAATACCAATTCTAAATATCTTTCAAGTAAGTTAATAGAGCTTGGGATTGAACCTTGTTATCACACTTCTGTTGATGATAATGAAGAAAGACTAACTGAGGTAATTAATATTGCTTTACAAAGAGCAGACTTAATTTTAACAACAGGTGGCCTAGGACCAACTCAAGATGATATGACAAAAGAGGTAATAGCCAAAGCATTAGATTTAGAACTGGAAAAAGATATTGAAATAGAAAATGAAATCGCTGAAAAATTTAATCGTATGCATCGTAATATGACAAACAATAACAAAAAGCAAGCATTAAAACCTAAGAACTCAGAATTTATTAAGAATGAAAATGGTACTGCTCCTGGTATTTACATTGATTCAAATAGCAAAAAAATTATAATGTTACCTGGACCACCAAAGGAATTAATACCTATGTTTGAAAAATATGTACTTCCCATATTAAAGCAAGATACTAATATAATTATCAAATCAATCAATACCATAGGCATAGGTGAATCAGCTTTAGAAGTTGAATTGAAATCTTTGGATATATATGAAGATAATTTTGATATTGCAACTTTTGCGAAAGATGGTACAGTAGAAATTAAAATAATTGCAAAAGGCTCAGAAATAAAAACAATTGAAGAGAAACTAAATTATAAAATGCAAATGATAGAAGAAAAAATAGGTAGTCATATATATGGATATAACAATATACCTATAGAAGAAATATTAATTAATCTATTAAGAGAAAAACAGATGAAAGTATCCTTATGTGAATCTTGTACTGGAGGCCTTATTTCAAGTAAAATTACTAAAATCCCTGGTGCTTCATTAGTATTTGACAGAGGTCTTATAACTTATAGCAACAATGCAAAAATTAATGAATTAAATGTCAGCCCTTATACTTTGGAGAAATATGGTGCAGTAAGTGAACAAACTGCTTATGAAATGGCCAAAGGTTTATTGGAAAAAACTAAATCAGATATAGTATTATCAATAACAGGAATAGCAGGACCTGATGGTGGTTCTAAAGAAAAACCTGTTGGATTGGTTTATTTTTGCGTTATGACTAGTAATAGATATAAGATTATAAAAGAAGTATTTTCAGGTAATAGAGCAGCAATTCAAAATAGAGCTGCACTTAAAGCGCTCTTTGAAATTAAAGAATTTTTATAA